A section of the Pedobacter sp. HDW13 genome encodes:
- a CDS encoding GNAT family N-acetyltransferase: MQNELKIERLNNQNCEQIIGLILPIQQIEFNVDIDLAAQPDLLDIETNYDATGGAFWGAWLDGELIGTIALIAVPEHHSGAIRKMFVKKEFRGKALGLAQVLLETLIAYSRKNDLKELYLGTKDILQAACRFYERNGFAQVDMEKLPSYFPRMAVDNVFYSLDLKPA, encoded by the coding sequence ATGCAAAATGAACTTAAAATAGAGCGGTTAAACAATCAAAATTGTGAACAAATTATTGGCTTAATTTTACCCATTCAGCAAATCGAATTTAATGTAGATATTGATTTGGCGGCACAACCCGATTTGTTAGATATTGAAACTAATTACGATGCTACTGGTGGTGCGTTTTGGGGAGCCTGGCTAGATGGTGAGCTTATTGGTACCATTGCCTTAATCGCAGTACCCGAACACCATTCGGGCGCCATTAGAAAAATGTTTGTGAAAAAAGAATTTAGAGGTAAAGCACTGGGACTGGCGCAGGTCTTGCTGGAAACCCTCATTGCCTATAGCCGGAAAAATGACCTGAAAGAATTATATTTAGGTACTAAAGATATTTTACAGGCTGCTTGTCGTTTTTACGAACGCAATGGATTTGCACAAGTTGACATGGAAAAGCTACCTTCGTATTTCCCACGGATGGCTGTTGATAATGTTTTCTACAGCCTGGATTTAAAACCTGCTTAA
- a CDS encoding MarR family winged helix-turn-helix transcriptional regulator — MEQNVIDASGLLAISTRLQRLSDQIRKDGLLIYKAFGIDFQPKWFPVLYTLYKKSSMTVVLLSEEIGYAHPSTISLLKELEKEKLICSKKDKTDTRKRLVELTEKGQTLLSAMEPVWEVIIKATAEITNTQNNLMAAINEVEAGLKKKSFLQRAEVYMKND; from the coding sequence ATGGAACAAAATGTAATTGATGCTTCAGGTTTATTGGCCATTTCTACGCGGTTACAGCGGTTGAGTGATCAAATCCGTAAAGACGGCTTGCTGATATATAAAGCCTTTGGCATCGATTTTCAGCCCAAATGGTTTCCGGTTTTGTACACATTATATAAAAAATCGAGCATGACTGTGGTACTGCTTTCAGAAGAAATTGGTTATGCCCATCCATCAACCATCAGTTTGTTAAAAGAGCTGGAGAAAGAAAAACTAATCTGCTCCAAAAAAGATAAAACAGATACCCGTAAGCGATTGGTAGAGCTTACAGAAAAAGGGCAAACGCTGCTATCTGCCATGGAACCGGTGTGGGAAGTCATTATTAAAGCAACAGCCGAAATTACCAATACCCAAAATAACCTGATGGCAGCCATAAATGAAGTTGAGGCGGGTTTAAAGAAAAAAAGCTTTTTACAAAGAGCTGAGGTTTATATGAAGAATGATTGA